Proteins encoded by one window of Desulfovibrio sp. Huiquan2017:
- a CDS encoding pyruvate carboxylase, producing the protein MQPKSFEQVLEEVKGKRILVANRGIPARRICRSITEMFSAKAIMTATDVDKTSPASSGANELLMLGADPRAYLDQDRIIREAKANNVVAIHPGWGFCSEDDTFPARCAKEGIIFIGPEQEPMRILGNKVAVRKLAIEQGVPVVPGSEGAVSIPEAREIAREIGFPVMLKAEGGGGGRGIYEVYQEEDLENAFSKASALAQASFGNPRLYVEKLLTSVRHIEIQVIADKYGNVFCLDERDCTVQRNHQKLIEITPSPWPKFTPELRERLKDYARRLVSAVGYYSLATVEFLVDGDGVPYLIEVNTRLQVEHGITECRYGIDLVEEQIAIAFGAELRLSDANTKPFQWAMQCRINCEDPQKHFEPNSGRITRYVSPGGQGIRIDSCVGDGYRFPSNYDSAASLLIAYGNSWNKVVALMNRALREYMIGGVKTTIPFHLKIIGHKKFIEADYDTNFVRQNYAELMDYSDREPDSLRLTRLVAEISALGYNRYVQLGEYRGREDKRVGRFNLAKPPEVSSWFEPRFSRKMDRDAILDTLRTDREAGIIHMTDTTTRDITQSNSGNRFRLAEDRIIGPSLDKCGFFSLENGGGAHFHVAMLANMTYPFTEAAEWNKFAPNTLKQILIRSTNILGYKPQPKNVMRLTGEMINEHYEIIRCFDFLNHVDNMRPFAEVAMSSKRNIFEPAISLSWAKGFTVERYMTVTDEIIRMCSEAAGLSRKQTEKTIILGLKDMGGVCPPRFMRELIAAITAKYPELVIHSHRHYTDGLFVPTMGAAAEAGAHIVDVAIGSSVRWYGQGEVLSTAAYIEDELGLKTHLDKDMIRATNFRLKQIMPYYDRYTAPYFQGIDHDVVRHGMPGGATSSSQEGALKQGYIKLLPYMLKFLEGTRKVVRYHDVTPGSQITWNTAFLAVTGAFKRGGEREVRRLLNVLDIVTLCSDDELTDLEREARLDLYRDSNDAFRNLLLGKFGKLPLGFPADWVYQSAFGSGWETAIKERTEASPLTTLKDVDLVAEKKALLSRLHRQPSEEEFIMYLNHPGDAIKTIDFCEKFGNINNLPVDIWFEGLEKGELLEFQGNCKKPHVMRILDISEPDENGMAVVRYVLDSEIMSHQVKVAEAEAGAKDATEMADPSNVYHVGSPSNGDLWVTHVRPGDRVKAGEELFNISIMKQEKAVLAPVSGMVRRVIKSANYTEDRKMIPVVEGELLVELGPEAGICPTCKFVVPSEDCNFCPNCGQKL; encoded by the coding sequence ATGCAGCCGAAGTCCTTTGAGCAGGTACTTGAAGAGGTCAAGGGGAAGCGGATACTGGTGGCCAACCGGGGCATCCCGGCAAGGCGCATCTGCCGTTCCATCACCGAAATGTTCAGCGCCAAGGCGATAATGACCGCCACCGACGTTGATAAAACCTCTCCGGCCTCCTCCGGCGCCAATGAGCTGTTGATGCTCGGCGCGGACCCCCGTGCGTATCTGGACCAGGACAGAATCATCCGCGAGGCCAAGGCCAACAACGTGGTCGCCATCCATCCCGGTTGGGGATTCTGTTCGGAGGACGACACCTTCCCGGCCCGCTGTGCCAAGGAAGGAATCATTTTCATCGGCCCCGAGCAGGAGCCCATGCGCATTCTCGGCAACAAGGTGGCCGTGCGCAAATTGGCCATCGAGCAGGGTGTGCCGGTGGTGCCCGGTTCCGAAGGGGCCGTGTCCATTCCCGAGGCGCGCGAAATCGCCCGGGAGATCGGTTTCCCGGTGATGCTCAAGGCCGAGGGCGGCGGCGGCGGCCGAGGCATCTATGAGGTCTATCAGGAAGAGGACCTGGAGAACGCCTTCTCCAAGGCTTCGGCCCTGGCTCAGGCTTCCTTCGGCAACCCGCGCCTGTACGTGGAGAAGCTGCTGACCTCCGTGCGCCACATCGAGATCCAGGTCATCGCCGACAAGTACGGCAACGTCTTCTGCCTGGACGAGCGCGACTGTACGGTCCAGCGCAACCATCAGAAGCTCATCGAGATCACTCCGTCCCCGTGGCCCAAATTCACCCCCGAACTGCGCGAGCGCCTCAAGGACTATGCCCGGCGGCTGGTTTCGGCCGTCGGCTACTATTCCCTGGCCACTGTTGAATTCCTGGTGGACGGCGACGGCGTGCCCTATCTTATCGAGGTCAACACCCGGCTTCAGGTCGAGCACGGCATCACCGAGTGCCGCTACGGCATCGACCTGGTGGAAGAGCAGATCGCCATCGCTTTCGGGGCCGAGCTGCGCCTCAGCGACGCAAACACGAAGCCGTTTCAGTGGGCCATGCAGTGCCGCATCAACTGCGAAGACCCGCAAAAGCATTTCGAACCCAACTCCGGGCGCATCACCCGGTACGTCTCGCCCGGCGGGCAGGGCATCCGCATCGACTCCTGCGTGGGCGACGGCTATCGTTTCCCGTCCAACTACGATTCGGCGGCCTCGCTGCTCATCGCCTACGGCAATTCCTGGAACAAGGTTGTGGCCCTGATGAACCGCGCTCTGCGCGAATACATGATCGGCGGGGTCAAGACGACCATTCCCTTCCATCTCAAGATCATCGGCCACAAGAAATTCATCGAGGCGGACTACGACACCAATTTCGTCCGGCAGAATTACGCCGAGCTCATGGACTACTCGGACCGCGAGCCGGATTCCCTGCGCCTGACGCGGCTGGTGGCCGAGATCTCGGCTTTGGGCTACAATCGGTATGTGCAGCTTGGCGAATACCGGGGCCGCGAAGACAAGCGGGTAGGCCGGTTCAATCTGGCCAAGCCGCCCGAGGTGTCCTCCTGGTTCGAGCCGCGCTTCTCGCGCAAGATGGATCGGGACGCTATCCTTGATACCCTGCGCACGGACCGTGAGGCCGGGATCATCCACATGACGGACACCACGACCCGCGACATCACCCAGTCCAACAGCGGCAACCGTTTCCGCCTGGCCGAGGATCGCATCATCGGCCCCTCCCTCGACAAGTGCGGCTTTTTCTCCCTGGAGAATGGCGGCGGAGCGCACTTCCACGTGGCCATGCTGGCGAACATGACCTATCCGTTCACCGAGGCGGCCGAGTGGAACAAGTTCGCGCCCAACACCCTCAAGCAGATTCTCATCCGGTCCACCAACATTCTCGGCTACAAGCCGCAGCCCAAGAACGTCATGCGGCTGACCGGCGAGATGATCAACGAGCATTACGAAATCATCCGCTGTTTCGACTTCCTCAATCACGTCGACAACATGCGACCCTTTGCCGAAGTGGCTATGAGTTCGAAGCGAAACATCTTCGAACCCGCCATCTCCCTGTCCTGGGCCAAGGGATTCACGGTCGAACGGTATATGACCGTGACCGACGAGATCATCCGTATGTGTTCCGAAGCGGCGGGCCTCAGCCGCAAGCAGACCGAGAAGACCATCATCCTCGGCCTCAAGGACATGGGCGGAGTGTGTCCGCCCCGGTTCATGCGCGAACTGATCGCCGCCATTACCGCAAAATATCCCGAGCTGGTCATCCACAGCCACCGGCACTACACCGACGGTCTGTTCGTCCCGACCATGGGCGCCGCCGCCGAAGCCGGGGCGCATATCGTGGACGTGGCCATCGGTTCGTCCGTCCGCTGGTACGGCCAGGGTGAAGTCCTGTCCACGGCGGCCTACATAGAGGACGAACTCGGATTGAAAACCCATCTCGACAAGGACATGATCCGGGCGACCAACTTCCGGCTCAAGCAGATCATGCCGTACTACGACCGCTACACCGCTCCGTACTTCCAGGGCATCGACCACGACGTGGTTCGCCATGGCATGCCGGGCGGCGCGACGTCCTCCTCCCAGGAGGGAGCGCTCAAGCAGGGGTACATCAAGCTCTTGCCGTACATGCTCAAATTCCTGGAGGGGACCCGCAAGGTCGTCCGCTATCACGACGTCACCCCGGGCTCCCAGATCACCTGGAACACCGCCTTCCTGGCCGTAACCGGGGCCTTCAAGCGCGGCGGCGAACGCGAAGTGCGCCGGTTGCTCAATGTCCTGGACATCGTCACTCTGTGCAGCGATGACGAGCTGACTGACCTTGAACGCGAGGCTCGGCTCGACCTGTACCGCGACTCCAACGACGCCTTCCGCAATCTGCTGCTCGGCAAGTTCGGCAAGCTGCCCCTGGGCTTCCCGGCCGATTGGGTCTACCAGTCCGCTTTCGGCTCCGGTTGGGAAACGGCCATCAAGGAGCGCACCGAGGCCTCGCCATTGACCACTCTCAAGGATGTGGACCTTGTGGCCGAGAAAAAGGCGCTGTTGTCCCGGCTGCACCGCCAGCCCTCCGAGGAAGAGTTCATCATGTATCTCAACCACCCGGGCGATGCCATCAAGACCATCGACTTCTGCGAAAAGTTCGGCAACATCAACAACCTGCCCGTGGACATCTGGTTCGAGGGGTTGGAGAAGGGTGAGCTCCTGGAGTTCCAGGGCAACTGCAAGAAGCCGCACGTCATGCGCATCCTGGACATCTCCGAGCCGGACGAGAACGGCATGGCCGTGGTCCGCTACGTGCTGGATTCCGAAATCATGAGCCACCAGGTCAAGGTGGCCGAGGCCGAGGCCGGTGCCAAGGACGCCACGGAGATGGCGGATCCGTCCAATGTCTACCACGTGGGCTCGCCCAGCAACGGCGACCTTTGGGTCACCCATGTTCGTCCCGGCGACCGCGTCAAGGCGGGCGAGGAGTTGTTCAACATCTCCATCATGAAGCAGGAGAAGGCGGTGCTGGCCCCGGTGAGCGGCATGGTCCGAAGGGTCATCAAATCCGCCAACTACACCGAGGACCGGAAGATGATCCCGGTGGTGGAAGGGGAGCTGCTCGTGGAGCTCGGCCCCGAGGCGGGCATCTGTCCCACCTGCAAGTTTGTCGTCCCGTCGGAGGATTGCAACTTCTGCCCCAACTGCGGCCAGAAATTGTAA
- a CDS encoding biotin--[acetyl-CoA-carboxylase] ligase — translation MELAARLVLDGVLGPWGAVICARQTQGRGQLRRPWASLAGNMHASIVLPPAPDCGPWAVAMRDLLPLVAGHFVSEVLAGLGASVEVKWPNDILQEGRKVGGMLIEERNGTSILGVGLNLADCPGAAQMRKDHSVPAAKIRLPFFSGGPVTLLGHLVNHGKTVYTVMLDEIPPPRFISMFESKLAWFGRTILVKEGEENSYQAVLAGLSLNGGLVLRREGEESVLYSGSIFPL, via the coding sequence ATGGAACTGGCCGCCCGGTTGGTCCTCGATGGGGTCCTCGGACCGTGGGGCGCGGTGATTTGCGCCCGGCAGACGCAGGGCCGGGGCCAGTTGCGCCGTCCGTGGGCGTCGCTGGCCGGAAACATGCACGCCTCCATCGTGCTTCCTCCCGCGCCGGATTGCGGGCCGTGGGCCGTGGCCATGCGCGACCTCCTGCCCCTGGTGGCGGGGCATTTCGTCAGCGAGGTTCTGGCCGGTCTGGGGGCTTCTGTCGAGGTCAAGTGGCCCAATGATATTCTTCAGGAAGGACGGAAGGTTGGCGGGATGTTGATTGAAGAACGCAACGGTACGTCCATTCTCGGCGTGGGGCTGAATCTGGCCGATTGTCCGGGGGCGGCGCAGATGCGTAAAGATCATTCGGTCCCCGCCGCGAAAATCCGGTTACCGTTCTTTTCGGGCGGCCCCGTGACCCTCCTTGGCCATCTTGTAAACCACGGGAAAACCGTGTATACAGTAATGCTCGACGAGATTCCACCCCCTCGATTCATCTCTATGTTCGAGAGCAAACTCGCCTGGTTCGGACGAACTATCTTGGTCAAGGAAGGAGAAGAAAACTCCTATCAGGCTGTTTTGGCAGGCCTTTCCTTGAATGGTGGACTCGTTTTGCGTCGGGAAGGGGAGGAATCGGTGTTGTATTCGGGCTCGATATTTCCTCTTTAG
- a CDS encoding tRNA nucleotidyltransferase, translating to MKVYLAGGAVRDLLLGRPLHDRDYLVMGATREEFRQTFPRAREVGRTFPVFLVDNMEFSFPRADSLDEELKARDLTVNAQLLDENGELILHPQGFDDLTERVLRPASSHSLTDDPLRVLRAARFAAQLPDFTAHAELIEAMREVGRDGRLAALSADRVVSELRKALESPRPGNFLRLLAKADCLLPWFPEFEKARAIPAGPLPYHDSDVLTHTCRVMDDLAGNPVAVWMGLAHDLGKTLTPKKQLPRHYGHDLAGVPLAEAAALRLRMPNEYKNAGMKAARWHMTAARYGQLRPGTRVDMLMDLHLSGTLSPLFKLVLADHGEDHGDRARKELAAILPVRLAPEDRNQGAQSGEKLRMLRAQVLRNG from the coding sequence ATGAAAGTATATCTGGCTGGCGGCGCGGTCCGCGATCTCCTGCTCGGCAGACCCCTCCATGACCGAGACTACTTGGTTATGGGGGCCACCCGTGAAGAATTCCGCCAGACATTTCCCCGGGCCCGCGAGGTGGGCCGCACCTTCCCGGTCTTCCTGGTGGACAACATGGAATTTTCCTTCCCCCGGGCGGATTCACTAGATGAAGAGTTAAAAGCACGGGACCTGACTGTCAATGCGCAACTACTCGACGAGAATGGCGAACTCATCCTCCATCCGCAGGGGTTCGACGACCTGACGGAGCGCGTCCTGCGCCCGGCCTCGAGCCACTCCCTGACCGACGACCCGTTGCGGGTCCTGCGCGCAGCCCGGTTCGCGGCCCAACTGCCGGACTTCACCGCCCACGCGGAATTGATCGAGGCCATGCGTGAAGTCGGCCGGGACGGGCGGCTGGCGGCCCTCTCCGCCGACCGGGTGGTCTCGGAGCTGCGCAAGGCACTGGAGAGTCCCCGGCCCGGCAACTTCCTGCGGCTGCTGGCCAAGGCAGACTGTTTGCTGCCCTGGTTCCCCGAATTCGAAAAGGCCCGGGCCATCCCGGCAGGCCCGCTCCCCTACCACGACAGCGATGTGCTGACCCATACCTGCCGGGTCATGGACGACCTGGCCGGAAATCCGGTGGCCGTCTGGATGGGACTCGCCCACGACCTCGGCAAGACCCTGACGCCGAAAAAGCAACTGCCCCGCCACTATGGGCACGACTTGGCGGGCGTCCCCCTGGCCGAAGCCGCCGCACTACGGCTGCGCATGCCCAACGAATACAAGAATGCAGGCATGAAGGCCGCCCGCTGGCACATGACGGCGGCCCGCTATGGACAACTGCGGCCCGGCACCCGGGTGGACATGCTCATGGACCTGCACCTGTCCGGAACGTTGTCCCCTCTGTTCAAGCTCGTCCTGGCCGATCACGGCGAGGACCACGGCGACCGGGCACGAAAAGAGCTGGCGGCCATCCTGCCCGTCCGGCTCGCTCCGGAAGATCGGAACCAGGGAGCCCAGTCCGGCGAAAAGCTGCGCATGCTCCGGGCACAAGTCCTGCGCAACGGCTGA
- a CDS encoding exopolyphosphatase: protein MRLVTRSDFDGLACATLLKQLGIIDDYLFAHPKDLQDGRVEVSKNDILANVPYVEGCGLWFDHHTSEQDRLGNIEFEGASIPLPSCARVVYEYYGADKFPASYGEFIEAVDKVDSANLTTDEISNPTGWIQLGFIMDPRTGLGRYRDYRISNYQLMLDMIEYCRTKTAEEILRIDDVRERVEKYGEDREPFINMLTDNAEVHGDAVVLDLRNQEPIFCGNRFMVYTLFLECNISVRIIWGFKKQNVVLTVGHSILNRTSPVDVGALMLSLGGGGHRAVGTCQVAEAKVPEALEKILNRINAS from the coding sequence ATGAGACTCGTGACCCGATCCGACTTCGACGGCCTGGCTTGCGCCACTTTGCTCAAACAACTCGGCATCATTGACGATTACCTGTTCGCCCACCCCAAGGACCTGCAGGACGGCCGGGTGGAGGTCTCCAAAAACGACATCCTGGCCAACGTGCCATACGTCGAGGGCTGCGGGTTGTGGTTCGATCACCATACCAGCGAGCAGGATCGGCTCGGAAACATCGAATTCGAAGGCGCAAGCATCCCTCTTCCAAGCTGCGCGCGGGTGGTCTACGAGTACTATGGTGCGGACAAATTCCCCGCTTCCTACGGTGAGTTCATTGAGGCCGTGGACAAAGTGGATTCCGCAAACCTGACCACCGACGAGATCTCCAACCCCACAGGATGGATCCAGCTCGGTTTTATCATGGACCCCAGGACCGGACTCGGTCGCTACCGGGATTACCGCATCAGCAACTACCAGCTCATGCTCGACATGATCGAATACTGCCGGACCAAAACGGCGGAGGAAATCCTGCGCATCGACGACGTCAGGGAGCGGGTGGAGAAATACGGGGAGGATCGCGAACCGTTCATCAACATGCTTACGGACAATGCCGAGGTTCACGGCGACGCGGTAGTGCTCGACCTACGAAACCAGGAGCCCATATTTTGCGGCAATCGGTTCATGGTCTACACCCTGTTTCTGGAGTGCAACATCAGCGTTCGGATCATCTGGGGATTCAAGAAGCAGAACGTGGTCCTGACTGTGGGCCACTCCATCCTCAACCGGACGAGCCCGGTGGATGTGGGCGCGCTGATGCTTTCCCTGGGCGGCGGCGGGCACCGGGCCGTGGGCACCTGTCAGGTGGCCGAGGCCAAGGTCCCGGAGGCCCTGGAAAAAATTCTGAACCGGATCAACGCGTCATAG
- the sucD gene encoding succinate--CoA ligase subunit alpha: MLLDEHNSKLLFDKAHLPVPRGSAVFPGEEDDFAPDFPLPWFLKAQVLSGGRGKAGGILRLDNPADFPAKARKLFGREIKGEAVPFIRVEPGEEIAHEFYLSLTVSREQRCILLTAGRRGGVNIEKLGADNLLVQRITLPGGLEPHQIRAAFFHLGLDGDHFQNFANLLDALFRCTLDNGLLLAEINPLILTPDGRLLALDGKVEMDDNFVDLHPEAEIYHQREHAAPEENRARDAGLSFVRLPGWVGLMVNGAGLAMATMDLLNFSGLPASNFLDLGGAADQKRMEIALELLFGDDRVEIVFINLFGGILSCEKVALAMKGALRGQSPKKPVVVRMSGKDAMAGLKILRELDVDDLHLAEDMQAAIAILDTLRPAGATPVDYPSPPDIPLGPRPASVGWKSAAAFTIGADTPILVQGITGREGRLHTQLMQEYGANVVAGVTPFKGGGEMLGVPVYDSIAQAARAHNIGASIIFVPPRMAADAVAEAASNAIPWVVCITEGITQHEMLAAFQQAKGSPSRIVGPNTPGIIVPGQTKIGIMPTMPFMPGPVAVLSRSGTLTYEVADRLTRAGIGQSLCVGIGGDPFIGVNFVDMFEMIRNHDETKAVIVLGEIGGQAEENLAEYVVRTGFDKPVISFIAGQTAPAGKRLGHAGAILESGGGIAHKLETMGKAGFAVCPSLESVAETTARILK; the protein is encoded by the coding sequence ATGTTACTCGACGAGCACAACAGCAAACTCCTCTTCGACAAGGCCCACCTTCCCGTGCCGAGGGGATCGGCGGTCTTCCCCGGGGAAGAAGACGATTTCGCCCCCGACTTCCCCCTGCCCTGGTTCCTCAAGGCCCAGGTCCTGTCCGGCGGACGCGGCAAGGCCGGAGGCATCCTGCGCCTGGACAATCCCGCCGACTTTCCGGCCAAGGCCCGCAAGCTGTTCGGACGCGAAATCAAAGGCGAGGCCGTCCCATTCATCCGGGTGGAGCCGGGCGAGGAGATCGCACACGAGTTCTACCTCTCCCTGACCGTCTCCCGCGAACAGCGCTGCATCCTGCTGACGGCAGGCCGCCGAGGCGGCGTGAACATCGAGAAACTGGGCGCGGACAACCTTCTGGTCCAGCGAATCACCCTGCCTGGCGGCCTGGAACCCCACCAGATCCGGGCGGCCTTCTTCCACCTCGGCCTGGATGGAGACCACTTCCAGAATTTCGCAAACCTGCTGGACGCCCTGTTCCGCTGCACCCTGGATAACGGACTGCTCCTGGCCGAAATCAACCCCCTGATCCTCACCCCGGACGGCCGCCTGCTGGCCTTGGACGGCAAGGTGGAAATGGACGACAACTTCGTGGACCTGCACCCCGAGGCCGAGATCTACCACCAACGCGAACACGCCGCGCCCGAGGAGAACAGGGCCCGCGACGCCGGGCTCTCCTTTGTCCGGCTGCCCGGTTGGGTGGGGTTGATGGTCAACGGCGCGGGGTTGGCCATGGCCACCATGGACCTGCTCAACTTTTCCGGCCTGCCCGCCAGCAATTTCCTGGACCTGGGCGGCGCTGCCGACCAGAAACGCATGGAGATCGCCCTGGAACTGCTCTTCGGCGACGACCGCGTGGAAATCGTCTTCATCAATCTCTTCGGCGGGATACTCTCGTGCGAAAAGGTCGCCCTGGCCATGAAGGGAGCCCTCCGGGGGCAGTCCCCGAAAAAGCCCGTCGTGGTCCGCATGTCCGGCAAGGACGCCATGGCCGGCCTCAAGATCCTGCGCGAACTCGATGTGGACGACCTGCACTTGGCCGAGGACATGCAGGCGGCTATCGCCATCCTGGATACCCTCCGCCCAGCCGGGGCCACACCCGTGGATTATCCGTCCCCCCCGGACATTCCCCTGGGGCCGCGCCCCGCGTCCGTGGGCTGGAAAAGCGCAGCCGCCTTCACCATCGGCGCGGACACCCCCATCCTGGTCCAGGGTATTACCGGCCGCGAGGGGCGGCTGCACACCCAACTCATGCAGGAATACGGGGCCAACGTGGTGGCGGGCGTAACGCCGTTCAAGGGCGGCGGGGAAATGCTCGGCGTACCGGTCTACGACTCCATCGCCCAGGCCGCGCGCGCCCACAACATCGGGGCGTCCATCATCTTCGTGCCCCCGCGCATGGCCGCCGACGCCGTGGCCGAGGCCGCAAGCAATGCAATCCCGTGGGTCGTGTGCATCACCGAGGGCATCACCCAGCACGAAATGCTGGCCGCCTTCCAACAGGCCAAGGGGTCACCCTCCCGTATCGTCGGCCCCAACACTCCGGGCATCATCGTCCCGGGACAGACCAAGATCGGGATCATGCCGACCATGCCGTTCATGCCCGGCCCGGTGGCCGTGCTCTCCCGAAGCGGCACCCTGACATACGAAGTGGCCGACCGCCTGACCCGGGCCGGAATCGGCCAATCCCTGTGCGTAGGTATAGGCGGCGATCCGTTTATCGGGGTCAATTTTGTGGATATGTTTGAAATGATACGGAATCACGATGAGACGAAGGCCGTGATCGTCCTTGGGGAAATCGGTGGACAGGCGGAAGAGAATCTGGCTGAATACGTCGTTCGCACGGGATTCGACAAACCGGTCATCTCGTTCATCGCCGGGCAAACCGCCCCTGCGGGCAAACGACTGGGCCACGCCGGAGCCATTCTTGAATCCGGCGGCGGCATTGCGCACAAGCTCGAAACCATGGGCAAGGCCGGCTTCGCGGTCTGCCCCAGCCTGGAATCCGTTGCCGAGACAACGGCCAGGATATTGAAATAA
- a CDS encoding glycosyltransferase family 4 protein, which translates to MLKVLLLDLGKIMRGGQRQVYYLARALHHAQGFDPLVAIPGDSPLKALFLADGIPFAELPSHSDYNPMNVFRMLSLVKSFKPDVVHTNDAKGASLGALAKKLRNTFRLVHSRRVSYKLKPGWSRNKYLLGDVMVAVSREIQEILVTCGVPEEKTTVIHSGIDPAMYSTEPRHHPMLTLGAVGALSSQKGFEVLIEALAHLRKSPDMPNWQCMIAGEGPMQQDLKRQAEKLKLADSILFLGYRDSREVLPEIDILTVPSVDGEGSNAVIKEGWATRTPVITSDLPSNLELVAHERDGLVFKNRDAADLAACIVRLVNDKELSDRLVEGGAESVTGYTDKTMARRYMALYKGLRT; encoded by the coding sequence ATGTTGAAGGTTTTGTTACTCGACCTAGGCAAGATCATGCGCGGCGGCCAACGCCAGGTCTATTATCTTGCCCGGGCCCTGCATCACGCCCAGGGATTCGATCCCCTAGTGGCGATACCCGGAGATTCTCCGCTCAAGGCCCTGTTCCTGGCGGACGGCATTCCCTTCGCCGAACTGCCCTCGCACAGCGACTACAATCCCATGAACGTCTTCCGGATGTTAAGCTTGGTCAAATCGTTCAAGCCGGACGTGGTCCACACCAACGACGCCAAGGGCGCGTCCCTGGGCGCCCTGGCCAAGAAGCTACGCAACACATTCCGACTGGTCCACAGCCGCCGGGTGTCCTACAAACTTAAACCCGGGTGGAGCCGGAACAAGTATCTGCTCGGCGACGTCATGGTCGCGGTCAGTCGCGAAATACAGGAAATCCTGGTGACCTGCGGCGTGCCCGAGGAAAAGACCACGGTCATACACAGCGGCATCGACCCGGCCATGTACTCCACCGAGCCGCGCCACCATCCGATGCTGACCCTGGGGGCCGTGGGCGCGCTCAGTTCGCAGAAAGGATTCGAGGTCCTCATCGAGGCCCTGGCGCATCTGCGCAAGTCCCCGGACATGCCGAACTGGCAATGCATGATCGCGGGCGAGGGCCCTATGCAGCAGGACCTCAAGAGGCAGGCGGAAAAACTCAAGCTGGCGGACTCCATCCTCTTTCTGGGCTATCGCGACAGCCGCGAGGTGCTGCCCGAGATCGACATCCTGACCGTCCCGTCCGTGGACGGTGAAGGGTCCAATGCGGTCATCAAGGAGGGCTGGGCCACCCGTACTCCCGTGATCACCTCGGACCTGCCCTCGAACCTTGAACTGGTCGCCCACGAACGAGACGGCCTGGTCTTCAAGAATCGCGACGCGGCGGATTTGGCGGCCTGCATTGTCCGGCTGGTCAACGATAAGGAGCTAAGCGACCGGCTGGTCGAGGGTGGCGCGGAGTCGGTCACCGGCTACACGGACAAGACCATGGCCCGCCGCTACATGGCCCTGTACAAGGGACTGCGGACCTGA
- a CDS encoding metal-dependent hydrolase, which translates to MPDYRGHLAGGLFFGVMGLVGVVLLGWMVFDPIRAGGLLGFCLLGALFPDVDTNSKGQNLYYAVFVLVDLGLIIKGLYVWAAWFGLFSMLPAVGSHRGWTHTWWAMILVPLPIVIIPFVMQAQELVQHFAPFYAAFVLGYFSHLILDGKFK; encoded by the coding sequence ATGCCTGATTACAGGGGACATTTGGCCGGAGGACTGTTCTTCGGCGTCATGGGGCTGGTAGGGGTGGTCCTGCTGGGCTGGATGGTCTTCGACCCCATCCGGGCCGGTGGGTTGCTCGGTTTCTGCCTGCTCGGGGCGTTGTTCCCGGACGTGGACACCAATTCCAAGGGCCAAAACCTTTATTACGCGGTCTTCGTGCTCGTGGATCTGGGGTTGATCATCAAAGGGCTCTATGTCTGGGCCGCCTGGTTCGGGCTTTTCTCCATGCTTCCGGCCGTGGGGTCCCACCGGGGCTGGACGCACACCTGGTGGGCCATGATCCTGGTCCCGCTGCCTATCGTCATCATTCCCTTTGTCATGCAGGCGCAGGAGCTGGTCCAACACTTCGCGCCGTTTTACGCGGCCTTTGTGCTGGGGTATTTTTCCCACCTGATCCTGGACGGAAAATTTAAATGA
- a CDS encoding TetR/AcrR family transcriptional regulator has product MTKKEKILQAAQELFARCGYAGTTMKMVAEQAGVASGLVFHYYDSKEKLFMEAGAELINDMVSTLHEATGVTSSGCEAMGTFVRAYLDFTIEHEKTFPTIIRCSPFSDDNPDLDREKIAAKFLDLIYIIEDILKRGMADGSIKNLPVSQTAFMIYGVIVGAVRTRFLTPYDIPGLFAEAREFILRSVCA; this is encoded by the coding sequence ATGACGAAGAAGGAAAAAATCCTGCAGGCAGCTCAGGAGTTGTTCGCCCGCTGCGGATATGCGGGCACGACCATGAAAATGGTTGCCGAGCAGGCCGGTGTGGCCTCGGGGCTGGTTTTTCACTACTATGACTCCAAAGAAAAACTGTTCATGGAAGCCGGAGCCGAGTTGATCAACGACATGGTCTCCACGCTGCACGAGGCCACGGGCGTGACGTCCTCAGGCTGCGAGGCCATGGGAACCTTTGTCAGGGCCTATCTGGACTTTACCATTGAACACGAGAAGACTTTTCCCACGATTATCCGCTGTTCGCCCTTCAGCGACGACAACCCGGACCTGGATCGCGAAAAGATCGCAGCCAAGTTTCTGGATCTCATCTACATCATTGAAGACATTTTGAAGCGGGGCATGGCGGACGGCTCCATCAAGAACCTGCCGGTTTCCCAGACGGCCTTCATGATTTATGGCGTCATCGTCGGCGCGGTCCGCACGCGGTTTTTGACGCCCTACGACATCCCCGGGCTGTTCGCCGAAGCCAGGGAATTCATTCTGCGCAGCGTTTGCGCCTAG